One Skermanella sp. TT6 genomic window, GCCTTCCCGGCTGCGCGCCCTTCACGGGTACCGCCCGGCGGCCGTCAGATCTCGCGCTTGCTCATCCGGTCGGCGATGAACTCGGCTTGGCGGATGGCCAGCGAGACGATGGTCAGGGTGGGATTGCAGGCGGCCCCGGTGGTGAACTGGCTGCCGTCCGACACGAACAGGTTCTTCACGTCATGGGTCTGCCCGTGCTTGTTGACCACGCCGTCCCGCGCCTTCTCGCTCATCCGGTTTGTCCCGAGATTGTGCGTGGAAGGGTAGGGCGGGGTATGGATCGTGCGGGTCGCCCCCACCGCGTCGTACAGGGCCGAACCCTGGCGGAAGGCGTGGTTGCGCATGGCGACGTCGTTGGGGTGGTCGTCGAAATGCACGTTCGGGATCGGCTGGCCGAACTGGTCCTTCTCGGTCGCGTGCAGGGTGATCCGGTTGCTCTCCTGAGGCATGTCCTCGCCCACGATCCACATGCCCGCCATGTGGTCGTAGCCGTCCAGCGCCGAGGTGAAGCCGCGGCCCCAGGCACCGGGGTTGAGGAACGCCGCCATGAACGGCAGGCCCAGCGACAGCGTCTCCAGCTCGTATCCCCCGGCGAAGCCCCGCGACGGATCGAATCGGGATTCGTCGCGGATGATCCCGGCCATGGTCGTGCCGCGATACATGTGGACCGGCCTCTCGAACACCGCGTAGACCGATCCCGTGGTATGGCGCATGTAGTTGCGCCCGACCTGGCCGGAACTGTTGGCGAGGCCGTCCGGGAACATGCTGGATGCCGAGTTCAGCAGCAGGCGCGGACTCTCGATCGAGTTGCCGGCTACCGCGACGACGCGGGCCTTCTGCCGCATCACGTTGCCGGCCCTGTCGCCGTAAAGCACGCCGGTCACCTTGCCCGAGGCATCATGCTCGATCTTCAGCACCTGCGCGTCTGACCGGACCTCCAGGTTGCCGGTCGCCTCGCCCTTGGGGATCTCGGCCATCAGGGTGGACCATTTCGCCCCCGTCTTGCACCCTTGGAAGCAGAAGCCGATCTGCCGGCATGACGCCCGGCCGTCGCGCTCCTGCGAGTTGATCGCTATGTTGCCGGAGTGGAATTCCTTGTATCCCAGCGCCTTGGCGCCGGCCGCCAGCACCTTGTAATTGTTGTTGCCGGGCAGGCGGGGGATGCCGTTGGTCCCGGTCACGCCCATCTTGTGCTCGGCCTTGGCGTAGTAGGGCTCCAACTCCGCCAGCGTGATCGGCCAGTCCAGCAGGTTGGCCCCGGCCAACTCGCCGTAATGGGTCCTCGTCTTGAACTCGTGCTCCTGGAAACGCAGGCTGGCGCCCGCCCAATGGACGGTCGAGCCGCCCACCGCCTTGACGATCCAGGCCGGAAGCCCGGCGAAATCCTTCGCGACGCGCCAGCTACCCGAGGTCGTCCGCTTGTCGAGCCAGCTGATCTGCGAGAAGGACTCCCACTCGTTGTTGACGAACTCCTCCATCTCCACGCGGGGGCCGGCCTCCAGCACCACCACCTTGACGCCTTTCTGGGCCAGTTCGTTGCCGAGCGTGCCGCCGCCGGCGCCCGAGCCCACGATCACCACGACGCCGTCGTCGTTGAGGTCGAATTTCGCAGCCATGATCCCGATCCCTCCCGCTCAGGCGTTCTTCAGCCAGTCGATGTCGTCGAAGCCCCGCTCCAGGTAGCCGCCATGCTCGGCGGAGGAGCCTTCGTAGCCGAACTTCACCCACACCTCCGGTTGGTTATAAAGCGCCACGACCATGTCGCCGCGCACCTTCTGGAAGAATGGGGTGGACTCGATCGACTTCAGGACGGCGACCCGGTCGCCCTCCTCGACGACATCGGCATAGGGACGGGCGTATTTCGCCTGCGACGCGGTGTCGAGGCCGACCACGCCGTCCTCGATCAGCTGCTTCAGGTCGGGGTTTTCGCCGGCCTTGCCGTCATAGGGCTCGACGGCCCGGGCATAATAGGCCTCGCCCAGCCGGTCGTGCGGGTACAGGTCGCGCGCCATCCGGACCAGGGTCACCATGGTGGCCGGCTTGAGATGCTTCGCGGTCATCGCCCAGGCGCCGGACGGGGCGATCGCCACGGTTCCGCTCGCCAGGGCCGTGACGCCGGCCGCCGCCGCGCCCGATTTCAGGAAGTTGCGCCGGGTCACCTTGACCCGCTTGTCGATGGTCCTCATTGTGCTCCTCCCTCGGAGACGGTTTTTCGATCGTTTTTTTCTTGGAAGGCATCGCTCCGACCCTTCGCGGGTCCGCTCAACGGTATCGGCCGTGGCGCTGCAACACCTCCACCTTGTAGCCGTCGGGGTCCTGCACGAAGAAGAAGCGCGCCATCAGGGCGCCGTCGCGCATGAATTCCTTGATCGGGTTCGGATTGAAGCCCAGCCGGGTGAAACGGCCATGCTCCGTATCCAGGTCGTCCACGGCCACCGCGATGTGTCCGTATCCGTCCCCATGGACATAGGGTTCGGTCCGGCCGTGATTGATGGTCAGCTCGACCTCGAAGTCGGCCTCCCGGTTGCGCAGGTAGACGAGGGTAAAGCCCTCGAACTCGTAACGGTCCGCCGCCTCCAGGCCGAATGCCCGGCCGTAGAAGTCGCGCGACCTGTCCTCATCCAGCACGCGGATCATCGCGTGGATGACTTTGGCCATGGTGGTTCCGCCTCCCTGGTCTTTCGCTCGTACAAGCGAAATCCTAGGGCGGCGCTTCAGGCGGGAGGTAGTATCATGCTACTACAGCATCGATTTTCCGCATCCGCCGGCTCGCGATGGCCGCGGCATGGGCTGCCGGGTCGCGCAGGTAGAGCGCGCAGGTGACCCGCAACATGGAGGCGAAGTTCGGCACGTCGCCCTGCTGCTGGAGCACCTCGTCATGGAGGGTGCAGAGGAAGCGGGCCAGCGTCAGCCCTTCGCGGCCGGCGATCTCCTCGAGGATCGCCCAGAACTCGGCCTCCAGCCGGATGCTCGTCGTATGGCCGTGCAGCCGGACGGCCCGTGTCTCGCATGCGTAGGAAGCCGGATCCTGCATGGCGAATACTCTGCACATCGTCTCTCTCCCGTCATGATGCCGTCCTGTCGTGTCTTTCGACGGCTTGGGAGAAATCATATGCTCGTTTCGCCGTCTTGCCATTAGTCCGAAGTGACGACTGCACGACGACGCGGCGGATCGGGATGAGTATCCGCGCCTGCGACGTTTGATCGCCCGCCACCCTCCTTCCGAACCATTGAAGGGTTCAAATAAATCCGTCTTACTGACGGATAAGCAATAAGGCGTGGCTCGGCGGCTGCGCAATGGTCACGATCCGGATCCTGGTACGGGCCGGGGCGATCGTCGGCGGGGAAGGATGAACCGGGAATGTACTGGACAAGGCTCCACCGCATACAGAAGTGTTCGCAGACGCCGCAGGCACTGGCAGGCTTCGTCGTGATCTTCTTCAGCGTGCTGTTGAACGCTTTCTGGATCGAGACGGAAATCGGCGGTTTCGGAATGGTCATTGCCGTGGCCATGGCGATCGTGGGCTTCGCCCTGTTCTATCGCGGCTGGGCGGTCGAGAACCGCTGAGGGGCTGGATTCCCTTCCAAGTAGCTGCCGGCGACCGGTGGCGGAGGATCTCCGTCGCCGGCTCTCCGGTCCATGCCGCCCCGATGATTTCGGCCGCCCCGCACGTTGTAGATCGATCCGAAATCATTTCCAATTTTGCATCTTGTTGATCGCGTTGTTTCGACAAGGCAGCGCAAGTTTAATAAAAATCCACAGGCATGGGCACCGCTATGCGGGTCGATTTCTGTTAAGCATGTTCGCCGATAGTTGGCCTGATTTTTCTTCTGGATATCCCCATTCAGGTGGGAGATATTGAGGCTCCATTTCAATAACAGGTTCGCATGTCGCGGCGATTGTCTCTTGTTTCCGGCGAAGGTGCGTCTCCCCCGGCGGCACCGGAGCCCCGTCGAGGTGGAGGTGAAGGCAAGCCTCCGCTTCACACAAGGTCCGTGCTGATCGTTGAGGATAATCCGTTCAATTTGAAGTTGCTCGATGACCTGCTCCAGGCGGCAGGCTACACGACGCTGACGGCGACCGACGGCGAGCAGGCGCTCGACCAGGCCATGCAGTTCATCCCGAACGTCATCCTGCTGGATATCGGGCTGCCCGACATGTCCGGCGTCGACGTCGCAAGGGCGATCCGGAACAGCGACCGGCTCCACAAGATCCCCCTGATCGCGGTGACCGCCTATGCGACGCCGGAGGACGAGGCCGTGATCCGTCTCGCCGGATGCGACGAGTACGTGGCGAAACCGATTTCCGCGCCTGAACTGCTCAAGCTGGTCCGGCGACACGCCAATTTCCGGCTCGTCGGGCAAGAGGGAGGAAGGGAGGGATCTTGATCGGCGTCGGCCGCAGCAACAATCCCGATCCGAAGGAAGCCGGCACGGAAGCGGCGCGTCGGGCGGTGGCGTTGCTGGACGCGGACGAAGCGCCGGCCTGGGCGCTGCTCTTCTGCGGGGGCAAGCATGATCCCGCCCTGGTCCTGGCGGGCCTCCGCGGGGTCGTCGGCGCCATCGCGGTGGTCGGCGGTTCGGCCGCGGGCGGCATCACGGGAGCGGGGTTCGGCTATAGCGGTTTCGAGGTCGCCGTGGGCCTGTTCCCGGCAGGTCTCGGCAAGCCGGTCATCCTGGTAGACGACGGGCTGCTCGACGGCGAGGGCCCGGCCGGCCGCCGGCTCGGGGACCGGTTGGGCGGGATCGTCGACGACGGCCGCGTCGTCCTTCTGTTCTACGACAGCGTCGCGTCGACCGTTCCGCCGCGCCTGCACCCGGCTAGCCCGCTGGTCGAAGGCATTTACCAGGGGCTCGGCGGCCGCCGTCCCCATCTGGTCGGCGCCGGCACCTTGACCGACATGAACCTGTCGGACGGCTACGTCTTCGACGGCACCCGCCCGCGCAAGCATGCCGCCGTCGCCGTCGTCCTGCCCCCCTCGGTGGGCGCCGAGACGGCCATCCTCCATGGCTGCGTGCCGGTCAGCGCGTTCATGACGATCACCGCGGTCGAGGGGGCCGACGTCCTGGAATTGGACGGCCGCCCGGCGCTTTCCGTGCTGGAGGGCATGCTCGGGATCGAGATCGGAGAAAGCCACGGCAGGGCGCTGTCTCTTATGGTTACCCTCGGCGAGAAGCACGGCGATCCGTTTGCCGAGTACGACGAAAATCGCTATGTAAATCGCCTGATCCTGCGGGCATCTCCGGAGCGCCGATCCATTACTTTGTTCGAACCGGACTTTCACCTGGGATCGGTCGTTCAGATTATGTCGCGGGACAATGGTCTGATGGTGCAAAGTGTTCGTGACGGCGTGCGTCTGATGAACGAACGGTTTTCCGGCCGGCGGCCTATCCTGGCGCTCTACATCGATTGCGCCGGGCGGGCGAGTGCAAGGAGCGGATCCGAGATCGAAGAGGCGGAAGTCCTGTTGGACGAGATTGCCATACCGGCTCCCTTGCTGGGCCTGTATTCGGGAGTCGAGATCGCGCCCGTCGGGGAGGAGCAGAGCCGCTCGCTGGACTGGACAGCCGTCCTGACCATCCTGCACGGCGACCGTGGTCCATGAGGGCGGGACAGGAACGCGCATGACGGAACGCAGGGTCGAGGATCTGGAACGCGAACTCGCCTTCTATCGTCGGCAATGCAACGATCTGGGTGCCCGCGTCCTGCGCCTGCAGGAGGACCAGAGCCGTGCCCACCGGGAAGCGCGCAGGTCCCGCACGGCGGCCCGGCTGCTGCGGACCGCCTTCGGCCTCGTCAACGTCGAGGCCTCGGAGGAGGCGGTCGGCAACCGCATGCTGGAGATCGTGCTGGACAACCTGGTCTGTGACCGGGGCGCCATCCTGCGGCGCGACCCGCACCGGGGATTGTTCACCATCGTCAACCGGCTGGGCTTCGGCCGGCCGCGTCCCGTGGAGAACGTGCCGCTGGCGGAGCCGCCGGAATTCTACTTCACCTCGTCGCGGGAAGCCTGCGACGGGATCGGCGCCGTCCTGACGGAAGCGCTCGGCCTCCCGTTCGTGATCTGGGCCTATGATCCGGCCTCGGGCATAGCGCTGCTGCTCGGCAACCGGATGGAGGCGAATGTTTCGCGTCCCTTCGGCGCCGACGACCGCGAGATCGTCGAGGCGGCGCTCGGAGTCTTCGCCGACATCATGCAGCGCCGGCGGGCCGAGGAGGAGTTGCGCATCGCGAAGATCGCGGCCGAGGAGGCCAATTCGATCAAGGCGGCCTTCCTGGCCAACCTCAGCCATGAGCTGCGCACGCCGCTGAACGCGATCATCGGCTTTTCGGAGATCATCCGGGACGAATTCTACGGGTCGGCCCCGCAGGAGAAGTACCGGGAATATGCTTCCGACATCCACGAGAACGGCCAGCACCTCCTGAACCTCATCCAGGACATCCTCGATTTTTCCCGCCTGCAGTCCGGCAAGGCCACCCTGCGGGAGGAGCATGTCGATCTCAACCAGGCAGCGGCAGCCGCCCTCGGCGCCGTCGCGCCCCTGGCGCGGAGCCGCGGCGTCACGCTGGCGGTCGGTATCCGGAACGGAATGCCGGCCATTCTCGCGGATCCGACCCGCATCCGCCAGATCCTGATCAATCTCGTCGGGAACGCGGTCAAGTTCACCCCCGCGGGCGGCCGGGTCGAGATCCGGGCCGATCTGACCGAGAACGGCGGAGCGGTGCTCCAGGTGATCGATACCGGCATCGGCATCGCGCCGGAGGATATCCCCCGCGCCATGGAGCCGTTCTGTCAGCTTGAAAATACCTATACCCGCCGGTTCGGCGGGACCGGGCTCGGATTGCCGCTGTGCAGGACGCTCGCGGAACGTCATGGCGGCTCCCTCGCCATCGACAGCGAACCGGGACGGGGCACCACCGTGACCGTCCAGCTTCCCCGCCAGCGGGTCGCCGACGGGTCGGCGTCGGTCTTCTACCGCGCCTGACCCTTCGAAACGAACTCCGTCGAGCGGATCCCTTTCCGGAAATTTTCGCCGCGTCACCCGATTCTCGGGCAGGCCGCAGCCTCGGCGATACCCTTGGCTTGCCCTCAGATCTTTCCGGCGGTGCTCAGGGAGGCGAGGTTCTCGTCGATCGCCTCGATCAGCCCCCACGTCTCGATGTAGCCGAGCGGGAAGCTCTGGCAGCCGGTGTCGGCGTCCTTCTGGCGGGCGTGGATATAGTCCGTCCAGCGGCGCGATGCCGGCCGGCGATGGTGGAAGTCATGGCACGGGGCGTCGCCGACCAGCACGAACACGCGGGAGAACAGGTGGACCGTCAGCATGGACGTCCACCAGCCGGCCCAGGCCAGCAGGCCGCCCGGAGTGGCCGCGGACGCCGCCGGAACCGCGGCTCCGGGAAAGACGCCCGCAGTGGCGAGGCAGACGAAGGTCTTGCCGCGGGCATCGATCACTTCCTGTTCCGGGAAGCGGTGCTCGCACAGGGTCCGGAGCGCCGTTCCGATCTGCAGCAGGACGGTCACCGGGAGCAGCCAGGCGACCGCCACCTCGGTCCAGGTCCCGGTCAGCCAGACGAGATGGAACAGGCCGCCCCAGGCCGCCCAGCCGATCAGGTTATGGGCCGTCGAGTGGGAGAGCAGGCAGGCCGAGACGCGCGCCAGCAGGAATCGCAGGTGGAAGAAGGGCGAGACGAAGCTGATGATCACCCGGCGCCACAGCACGGGCTTCGGCAGGCCGGGCCTCAGTCCGGCCAGGTTCATGACGAACTGGGTGAACTCGTCCTCGTGGGTCAGCAGCTTGTTGGGGCTGTGATGCAGCATGTGTTCGTGCTGGTACACGTCGAAATGCTTCATCAGCAGAAGGATCGAAATGGTTTCCCCGACCAGGCGGTTCGTTTCCCTCTTCCGGAACACCGTGCCGTGGGCGCAGTGATGGAAGACGACGGCCTGCAGCTTGCCCATGCCGGAAGCCGACAGGATCAGGAGGAAGGGCAGGGCGGCCAGCCAGAAGCCGGAAAGGTGCAGCGCCAGGAAGCTGAGCGCCACGCCGGCGCCGAGGGTGCCGAAGGCGGTCACCACGTGGAACATGGCCGTGCGGGGCCGCGCCGCCTCGCCCGGGGCGGGGCGGGCGGTCAGCCACGTCAGGAAGGGCTGCAGCGAGGCGGGCAACCGCCTGTACATGCCGGCCCGTATGTCGTTCGCCGAAGCGGGAAGAGCGTTGGCGATCCCTTCCGATGAATCATTTTTGACGGAAATATTGCGTTCGAACGTAGCAATGGACATCCCTTATCTCCTTTGGGTTGGGTCCTATTGCTACAGATAATCTACGAAATGGTTGAAAGGCTATATTAGCCTTATAAAAAATTCAGTTTTTGTTGTTATTGTATCCGATCTGTTCTGTTTAAAGCTGGTGTAGTTCCTGGCAATTGTCGCAATGATCCTATTTTGATTCTATTTTTGAATTATCCGAAAATTACTTTCAACCGGCAAACGGCGGAACTTCCACACCGGTGACGCCGGTCCCGGTGATCGCGAACAGGCAGCCGGCCAGCGGGTCGGGCTCCTCGCCGGCCTTCTGGAGCGACGTCATGTAGATGACGTCCAGTCCGCGCCCGCCGAACGCGATCTTGGTCGGCGTTCGGCAGGGCACCCTTATGGTGCGGTCGATCGCGCCTGCGGGCGTGAAGCGGACCAGTTCGCCGCCGCCGATCCCGGCCATCCAGTAGCAGCCGTCGGCATCGCAGGCGCCGCCGTCGGGCCGGCCGGCCATGCCCCTCGTATCGACGAAGACGCGGCGGTTGGAAGGAACGCCCGCGTCCGGATCGTAGTCGAAGGCCCAGACGGTGCGGACCTTGGCGTTGCTGTCCGACATGTACAGCGTCCGCCCGTCCGGGCTGAAGGCAAGGCCGTTCGTCGTCCAGAATCCGTCGATCATCCTATGGCATCCGAGATCCGCATCGAGACGGTAGAAGGCGCCTTCCGGGCGCTCGCCCGGAGGTCCCATGCGCATGGTGCCGGCCCAGAAACGGCCTTTGCTGTCGGTCGTGCCGTCGTTGAAGCGGTTGTCGGGCTTGTCGGCTTCCGGGTCGAGCAGACGGACAAGGTCTCCGGTCCGGGGATCGAAGTTGGCGAATCCGTTGCGCAGCGCCAGCAGCATGCGGTGGTCCCGGCGGGTCGCGATGCAGCCGATCTCCTCCGGCATCGGCCAGTTCTCGTCCCGGCCGGAGGAGGGATCGAAGCGGTGCAGGGCGCGTCCGTCGATGTCGACCCAGTAGAGCTTCTGCTCGGCGACCGACCAGACCGGGCTTTCGCCCAGCTTTGCCGGTTCCGCGACGATCCGTTCGATGTCCATGCGCAAGCTCCCCCAGGCCCGACCATTCCTTATATCGATGTATTAACCATTACCAACCTGACGTTCCCCTGGCAACCCGGTGCGCCGCGGCACCAGGAGGACGGCCGTGAATCGCTGGACCACCTCGCTCTTCTGGTTATAGGTCAAGGTGCGCATCCGCACCGTTCCGCGGTCCGGCCGCGAGGCCGAGGGGCTGACCCCCAGCACTTCGCTCTCGATCCGCAGGACGTCGCCCGGACGGACCGGTTGCGGCCACGCCAGTTCCTCGATGCCCAATCCGACGAACCCTCCGGCGAGTTCCCCCTCGCCGTCGACGATCATCCTCATGGTGAGCGCCGCCGTGTGCCAGCCGCTCGCCGCCAAGCCGCCGAACACCGTCTCGCCGGCGGCAACCGGGTCGAGATGGAAAGGCTGCGGGTCGTACCGGCCGGCGAACTCGAGGATATCCGCTTCGGTCACCACCAGCGGGCCGCCGGCGAACCGGTCTCCCGCCGTCAGGTCGTCCAGCGTACGCATCGTCAGGCTCCTTCCATATTCCAGGGGGCGTGTCGTATCGATGGCAGACGCCGTCAGGCCGCTTCCCGTACGACCCGGGCCGGCGTCGCGGGCGCCCGGCCGATCATGAGCGACATGCCGGCGGCCAGCAGGCAGGCGAGCCCGGCCAGCAGGAAGGCCTCCAGGTAGCCGTCCATGACGGTCCGCATCGCGCCGGCGCCGAAGGCGGCGACCGCGGCGCCGATCTGGTGCCCGGTGAAGATCCAGCCGAACATCATCGGTGCCTTGTCCCGCCCGAAGGCGTTGGTGGCGAGGCGGACCGTCGGGGGAACCGTCGCGATCCAGTCAAGGCCGTAGAAGACGGCGAACAGCGACAGGCCGAAGAACGACAGGTCCAGCGCGAAGGGCAGCCACAGCAGCGACAGGCCGCGCAGCGCATAATACCAAGCCAGCAGGTGACGGTTGTCGTAGCGGTCCGACAGCCAGCCGCTGAGCGTCGTCCCGACCAGGTCGAAGACGCCCATCATCGCGAGCAGCCCCGCTGCCCGGAGTTCCGGGATGCCGGCATCGATGCAGGCGGCGATCAGGTGGGTGCCGATCAGGCCGTTGGTGCTGAGCCCGCAGATGAAGAAGGTGCCGAACAGCAGCCAGAAATCCCGGGACCGCACGCCCTCCGCCAGGGCGCCCAGCGCATGGCCGAACGGGTTGCCCGCGACGGGCGGCGGCGGCGTCTCGATTTCCGTCCGGCCGAAGGGCGCCAGCCCGAGGTCGCGCGGCCGCTCGCGCATCAGCAGCAGGACCGCCGGGATGACGGCCAGCGCCACCGCGCCGACGCCGATCACCGCCGCGCGCCACCCGACTTGCTGCACGATCATCGCCAGCAGCGGCAGGAACAGCAACTGCCCGGTCGCGGTGCTGGCGGTCAGCAGGCCCATGACCAGCCCGCGGCGCTCCCCGAACCAGCGGTTCACCACCGTGGCGCCGAGCACCAGGGCCGTCATGCCGGTTCCCGTTCCCACCACCACTCCCCATAGCAGCACCAGCTGCCACGGAGCCGTCATCAGCGGGGTCAGCGCGATGCCGGAGGCCACCAGCAGCAGCGAGGCGACGATCGTGGTCCGGATGCCCAGCCGATCCATCAGGGCCGCCGCGAACGGCCCCATCAATCCGTAAAGCACCAGGTTGATCGCGACCGCGAATGAGATGGTCGCCCTGGACCAGCCGAACTCCTGCTCGACGGGGACGATCAGGACGCTCGGCATCGACCGGATGCCCGCCGCGACCAGCAGCGTCACGAAGGTGATGCCCGCGACATACCATGCATAGTGGACGCGCCCGCGCGCCAGCCGGGAACCTTGGAGAGACATCGGAATGGCTCCGGTAGGAGGAACTCTTGCAATGATAGAGACCGTCCTGTATCATCTGTCAACGGATTTGATCGGACGAGCACCCATGCAGGAACCTATCCAGGACGAGCCGGCCTCGGACGGCTCGGCCAAATCGGCCCGGGCGCGCATCCTTAAGGCGGCGGCCGAGCTGTTCTACCGCGATGGCATCCGGGCGGTCGGCGTGGATGCCGTGATCGCCCGTTCCGGCGTCGCGAAGATGAGCCTCTACCGCAACTTCTCCGGCAAGGACGAACTGGTCGCAGCCTTCCTGGAGGATTTCGATCGCGTTTACTGGGACTGGTGGGACCGCGTGACCGCGCATCATCCCGACGATCCGAGGGCGCAGATCCGGGCGCTGTTCACGGCGCTCGGCAAGCGAACGACGTCGCCTGGATATCGCGGCTGCCCGTTCATCAACACCGCGGTCGAATTCCCCGAGCCGGACCATCCCGGCCATGCCGTCGCCCGGGCCAACAAGCGCGAACTCAGGGAACGTCTGCGGGGCCTGGCGAACGCCGTCGGCGCCATCGATCCCGAGCTGCTGGCCGACCAGCTCCTGCTCGTGATGGACGGTGCCTATACCAGCGGCCAGACGCTGGGTGCCGACGGTGTCGGCCAGGCCGCCGCGGCGGCGGCCGACGCGCTGGTGGAAGCCGCCTGCCGTCCCTTAACTATAAATAAATGAAGATGGCGTAACTACCTCCGACGCACTCCTTCGGGTGCGGGAACCGCGTTCGGTGGGAGGGTGACGAGTTTGGATGGCTGGCCTGTTTGACCGCCTGTCCAACCTGCTGTCCCGCCGCCGGAGCCGCACCGGCGGTGCGCCGCAGCATGAAACCGCCCTGGTCGCCGCGGAACGCCTCGGCATCGGCGGCCGGCCGTCTCCGCTCCAGATCCGCAACACCGATCCCTCCGGCAGGATCAATGGGAAGGAAGACGCCATCGCCGACCTGCGGCGCGCCATGGCCGCCGCGGACCAGCGCCAGGCCCGGACCGACGCCGACGCTTCCCTTCTGCTCGCCGTCCTGCTGTCCAAGGGACACGGCCTCAACCGCACCCAGGCCGTGCAACTCCACGACGACCTGATGCGCGGCTGCCTGCGCGACGCCGACCGGCAGAAGCTGCGGGCCCTGTACCGCACGCTGCACGGCCGCGAATTCAGCTGCCGCATCCCGGCGTCGGTTTCCGAGTGACGCCAGCCCCCGAGGCGGAGCCCGCCCCCCTACCGTCCGGGGGGTTCACCGAAGATATCGCCGCGGCCGGCATGGATGGGGTACGATAGGGTCCCTGCACCAGAACGCGGTCCCGACGGATGACAGCGTCGATCTCCCCCGAGCCCAAGGCTTCCACCCCCCTCGGCCGGGGTCCGGCCGGAGTGGTTCCTCCCCGCCTGGAACCGGCGGCGGCGCCGCTGCCCTGGTACAGGCAGCTCAGGGCCTTCCGAACGAATGCGCTGACCGCCTGGTCCCGGCAGGCCTACGAGCGGGACGTCATCGCCTCGTCCTTCCTCTGGCGGGGCCGGGTTCTCGTGAACGACCCGGATGCCATCCGTCATGTGCTGATCGATAATCATGCGAATTACCGGCGGACACCGGCGTCGATCCGCATCATCCGCCCGCTCGTGGGGGACGGCCTGTTCCTCAGCGAGGGCCAGCGCTGGCGCCACCAGCGGCAGACCCTGGCGCCGGCCTTCACACCGCGCGCGATCCCGGTGCTCGCCCGCCACATCGCCGACGCGACCCGGGAGGCGCTCGCCGGCGTCGCGGCCCGCGCCGAGGATGGCCCTGTCGAACTGGTCTCGTTCTGCCAGCACCTGGCGCTCGATATCGCCGGCCGCTCGATGTTCTCGGTGGAGATGTCGGCCCACGGTGCCGAGATGCGCCGGCTCATCGCGCATTACGCGGAGCGGCTGGGACGGCCCTACCTGCTCGATTTCCTGCTTCCGGCCTCGGTTCCCAATCTGCACGACCTCGCCCGGAGGCGCTTCCAGGCCGAATGGATGGGGCTGATCGAAACCATCATGGCGGAGCGGTCTCGGGGCGCCGCCCGCTCCGCCGACACGCCCCGCGACCTGTTCGACCTCCTGCGCGCCGCCCGCGATCCCGAGACCGGCGCCGGGATCCCGGCCGAAGAACTGCGCGACCAGGTCGCCACGATGATCGTAGCCGGCCATGAGACGACGGCGCTCGCGATCT contains:
- a CDS encoding fatty acid desaturase, which codes for MYRRLPASLQPFLTWLTARPAPGEAARPRTAMFHVVTAFGTLGAGVALSFLALHLSGFWLAALPFLLILSASGMGKLQAVVFHHCAHGTVFRKRETNRLVGETISILLLMKHFDVYQHEHMLHHSPNKLLTHEDEFTQFVMNLAGLRPGLPKPVLWRRVIISFVSPFFHLRFLLARVSACLLSHSTAHNLIGWAAWGGLFHLVWLTGTWTEVAVAWLLPVTVLLQIGTALRTLCEHRFPEQEVIDARGKTFVCLATAGVFPGAAVPAASAATPGGLLAWAGWWTSMLTVHLFSRVFVLVGDAPCHDFHHRRPASRRWTDYIHARQKDADTGCQSFPLGYIETWGLIEAIDENLASLSTAGKI
- a CDS encoding SMP-30/gluconolactonase/LRE family protein; amino-acid sequence: MDIERIVAEPAKLGESPVWSVAEQKLYWVDIDGRALHRFDPSSGRDENWPMPEEIGCIATRRDHRMLLALRNGFANFDPRTGDLVRLLDPEADKPDNRFNDGTTDSKGRFWAGTMRMGPPGERPEGAFYRLDADLGCHRMIDGFWTTNGLAFSPDGRTLYMSDSNAKVRTVWAFDYDPDAGVPSNRRVFVDTRGMAGRPDGGACDADGCYWMAGIGGGELVRFTPAGAIDRTIRVPCRTPTKIAFGGRGLDVIYMTSLQKAGEEPDPLAGCLFAITGTGVTGVEVPPFAG
- a CDS encoding MaoC family dehydratase codes for the protein MRTLDDLTAGDRFAGGPLVVTEADILEFAGRYDPQPFHLDPVAAGETVFGGLAASGWHTAALTMRMIVDGEGELAGGFVGLGIEELAWPQPVRPGDVLRIESEVLGVSPSASRPDRGTVRMRTLTYNQKSEVVQRFTAVLLVPRRTGLPGERQVGNG
- a CDS encoding MFS transporter produces the protein MSLQGSRLARGRVHYAWYVAGITFVTLLVAAGIRSMPSVLIVPVEQEFGWSRATISFAVAINLVLYGLMGPFAAALMDRLGIRTTIVASLLLVASGIALTPLMTAPWQLVLLWGVVVGTGTGMTALVLGATVVNRWFGERRGLVMGLLTASTATGQLLFLPLLAMIVQQVGWRAAVIGVGAVALAVIPAVLLLMRERPRDLGLAPFGRTEIETPPPPVAGNPFGHALGALAEGVRSRDFWLLFGTFFICGLSTNGLIGTHLIAACIDAGIPELRAAGLLAMMGVFDLVGTTLSGWLSDRYDNRHLLAWYYALRGLSLLWLPFALDLSFFGLSLFAVFYGLDWIATVPPTVRLATNAFGRDKAPMMFGWIFTGHQIGAAVAAFGAGAMRTVMDGYLEAFLLAGLACLLAAGMSLMIGRAPATPARVVREAA
- a CDS encoding TetR/AcrR family transcriptional regulator, which produces MQEPIQDEPASDGSAKSARARILKAAAELFYRDGIRAVGVDAVIARSGVAKMSLYRNFSGKDELVAAFLEDFDRVYWDWWDRVTAHHPDDPRAQIRALFTALGKRTTSPGYRGCPFINTAVEFPEPDHPGHAVARANKRELRERLRGLANAVGAIDPELLADQLLLVMDGAYTSGQTLGADGVGQAAAAAADALVEAACRPLTINK
- a CDS encoding cytochrome P450, with the protein product MTASISPEPKASTPLGRGPAGVVPPRLEPAAAPLPWYRQLRAFRTNALTAWSRQAYERDVIASSFLWRGRVLVNDPDAIRHVLIDNHANYRRTPASIRIIRPLVGDGLFLSEGQRWRHQRQTLAPAFTPRAIPVLARHIADATREALAGVAARAEDGPVELVSFCQHLALDIAGRSMFSVEMSAHGAEMRRLIAHYAERLGRPYLLDFLLPASVPNLHDLARRRFQAEWMGLIETIMAERSRGAARSADTPRDLFDLLRAARDPETGAGIPAEELRDQVATMIVAGHETTALAIFWSLYLLALAPDIQEGVASEAAGLDLSRDGAALALPVLVLTRAVVQEALRLYPPAFILVREAIGEDLVGGVPVRPRDLVMVAPWVLHRHRKLWRDPDVFDPARFLPDAAPPDRFAYLPFGLGPRVCIGAQFALTEAVLVVAAMASAFRIGLPDHHPPVLPTAVITTQPDRAARFDLVRRTG